One segment of Yersinia kristensenii DNA contains the following:
- a CDS encoding VOC family protein produces the protein MSSKPMDLLATGFAQETPVLPQISVMRVARATDNLILISEMYCHGLGFTPLGSFTDHQGFDGAILGHPHHAYHIEFTHHRGTRVGFAPTQDNLLVFYLPDETQWAAQCQQMLAAGFRAVASYNPYWDVSGKTFEDTDGYRVVLQQRAWEL, from the coding sequence ATGTCATCCAAACCTATGGATTTGCTCGCTACGGGCTTCGCACAGGAAACACCCGTATTGCCACAAATCTCGGTAATGCGAGTGGCCAGAGCCACAGATAATCTGATATTAATCAGCGAGATGTACTGTCACGGCTTAGGGTTCACCCCGTTGGGCAGTTTTACGGATCATCAAGGATTTGATGGTGCCATTCTGGGTCATCCACACCACGCTTACCATATAGAGTTTACTCATCACCGCGGCACGCGGGTAGGTTTTGCACCCACGCAGGATAATTTATTAGTATTTTATTTGCCGGATGAAACGCAGTGGGCGGCGCAGTGCCAGCAAATGTTGGCTGCTGGTTTTCGTGCTGTAGCGTCTTATAACCCTTATTGGGATGTCAGTGGTAAAACTTTCGAAGATACAGATGGTTATCGAGTGGTTTTACAGCAACGGGCATGGGAGCTGTAA
- a CDS encoding YceK/YidQ family lipoprotein, protein MFKLTRRWPPLTRTFMLGAGILLLSGCGSIISRTVPGQGQGHQYYPGVQWDMRDSAWKYITVIDVPLSMIVDTFMLPIDARHGPYE, encoded by the coding sequence ATGTTTAAACTGACCCGCCGCTGGCCTCCCTTAACCCGTACTTTCATGCTCGGAGCCGGTATTTTGTTGTTATCGGGTTGCGGCAGTATTATCAGCCGCACGGTGCCGGGCCAGGGACAGGGGCATCAATATTACCCCGGTGTGCAATGGGATATGCGCGATAGTGCATGGAAATACATCACCGTGATCGACGTTCCCCTGTCAATGATTGTCGATACCTTTATGTTGCCTATCGATGCCCGTCATGGCCCTTATGAGTAA
- a CDS encoding aldehyde dehydrogenase family protein: MQRIDKIYINGQFVTPHGEEWFSLYNPATEEVIGQVRLADAEDAKHAIAAAKAALPAFSRTSKAERIALLTRMRDALAARKDDLAEAIIEEYGAPAARSGWMTDFPVMAIESAIEQLKSYEFEKQAGNARVLMTPVGVAGLITPWNSDAGFICGKLATALSAGCTAVIKPSEMSALQTQIVTEALHAAGLPAGVFNIVTGRGEVVGAEMSNSNEVAKISFTGSTATGKAILRSAAESFKRVTLELGGKSPTIILDDANIEEAVPLAIAAGFINSGQACIAGTRILVPESRKVEFETALAQVVSQTHSGNPRDQHTDIGPMVSQKQWERVQHYIQLGIDEGARVLSGGVGRPEGMVRGWCVKPTLFTDVRNDMTIAREEIFGPVLSIISYRDEAEAIAIANDTQYGLSALVLTGNKARGARVAEQIESGRVLINTLEHEPKAPFGGVKHSGIGREMGVWGLEAFLEPKAILAAR; the protein is encoded by the coding sequence ATGCAGCGCATTGATAAAATCTATATCAACGGACAATTTGTCACCCCGCACGGCGAGGAGTGGTTCTCTCTTTACAACCCGGCGACAGAAGAAGTCATTGGTCAGGTTCGTCTGGCCGATGCCGAGGATGCTAAACACGCCATCGCCGCCGCAAAAGCGGCTTTACCGGCGTTTTCCCGCACCAGCAAAGCCGAGCGTATTGCGCTTTTGACGCGCATGCGCGATGCCCTCGCGGCGCGCAAAGATGACTTGGCAGAAGCGATTATTGAAGAATACGGTGCTCCCGCTGCTCGTTCCGGCTGGATGACCGACTTCCCGGTCATGGCGATTGAATCCGCCATTGAGCAGCTCAAGAGTTATGAGTTTGAAAAACAAGCCGGAAATGCGCGAGTTTTAATGACGCCAGTGGGGGTGGCCGGGTTAATTACCCCTTGGAACAGCGATGCGGGCTTCATCTGCGGTAAATTAGCCACGGCCCTCTCTGCCGGTTGTACTGCGGTGATTAAACCCAGTGAAATGAGTGCGCTCCAGACACAAATCGTGACCGAGGCGCTGCACGCCGCCGGTTTACCTGCCGGAGTGTTTAATATCGTCACTGGGCGCGGTGAAGTGGTCGGTGCTGAAATGAGCAACAGCAACGAGGTAGCAAAAATCTCATTCACCGGCTCAACTGCCACCGGCAAAGCTATTTTGCGCAGTGCCGCTGAAAGCTTTAAACGTGTGACACTTGAATTGGGCGGTAAATCGCCGACGATTATTCTTGATGATGCCAACATTGAAGAAGCCGTCCCTTTGGCGATAGCCGCCGGTTTTATCAATAGCGGCCAAGCCTGTATCGCGGGGACGCGTATCCTGGTGCCCGAATCGCGCAAGGTCGAGTTTGAAACCGCGCTGGCTCAGGTGGTTTCGCAGACACATTCGGGCAATCCGCGCGATCAGCACACCGACATTGGCCCGATGGTGAGTCAAAAACAGTGGGAGCGAGTACAGCATTATATCCAACTCGGAATTGATGAAGGCGCTCGGGTGCTGAGTGGCGGCGTCGGTCGCCCGGAAGGCATGGTGCGCGGCTGGTGTGTGAAGCCCACCCTGTTTACCGATGTGCGTAATGATATGACCATCGCCCGTGAGGAAATTTTTGGGCCGGTGCTGTCGATTATCAGTTATCGCGACGAAGCTGAAGCTATTGCTATCGCGAATGACACCCAATATGGGCTAAGTGCGCTGGTGCTCACGGGCAATAAGGCACGCGGGGCTCGTGTCGCGGAACAGATAGAATCAGGCCGCGTGTTGATTAACACCCTCGAACATGAACCTAAAGCGCCGTTTGGTGGTGTCAAACACTCCGGCATCGGGCGTGAAATGGGCGTGTGGGGGCTGGAGGCTTTCCTCGAACCGAAAGCCATTCTCGCCGCCAGATGA
- a CDS encoding GNAT family N-acetyltransferase has translation MKIRPAQPADYPAILQLQSQNTPENLSPEQRKQGFIVSQMDEKQLDSINRGLGILVAIEDEQVAAFVCLARAHQQPRPPVVDAMLEAISQQQFHGKALNELRVFLYGPVCIDSRWRGKGVLSQLFTAVKAHACKDFDVGAAFVNHDNPHSLAAHVKGLNMTPICEFTCQQQHYQLLVFATTA, from the coding sequence ATGAAAATAAGACCTGCCCAACCTGCTGATTACCCTGCCATCTTACAGTTGCAATCACAAAATACCCCAGAAAATTTAAGCCCGGAACAGCGTAAACAGGGTTTTATTGTGTCGCAGATGGATGAAAAACAACTGGATTCTATCAATCGAGGTCTGGGCATTTTGGTGGCCATTGAGGATGAACAGGTGGCGGCTTTTGTCTGCCTGGCGCGCGCGCATCAGCAGCCTCGCCCGCCGGTAGTCGATGCCATGCTGGAAGCAATAAGCCAGCAACAGTTTCACGGAAAAGCATTGAATGAATTGCGGGTATTTCTTTATGGGCCAGTGTGTATTGATAGCCGTTGGCGGGGAAAAGGTGTGCTGAGCCAACTATTTACCGCCGTTAAAGCCCATGCCTGCAAAGATTTTGATGTCGGAGCCGCCTTTGTTAACCATGATAACCCACACTCACTGGCGGCTCATGTAAAAGGGTTAAATATGACACCGATCTGTGAATTCACTTGCCAGCAACAACATTATCAATTGCTGGTTTTTGCCACCACCGCCTAA